From a region of the Acidobacteriota bacterium genome:
- the secG gene encoding preprotein translocase subunit SecG → MLITLYVLVCLFLLVVVLLQQGRAGDIAAAFGGSSSQTAFGARSGATLLTRATAVMAVLFMAGSLALAIFWQKGSGTALSGIKLPAGQSAPAAPPPAPVKK, encoded by the coding sequence GTGTTGATCACTCTGTACGTGCTGGTATGTCTGTTCCTGCTGGTGGTCGTGCTGCTGCAGCAGGGCCGCGCGGGCGACATCGCGGCGGCGTTCGGAGGCAGCAGCAGCCAGACAGCGTTTGGCGCACGGTCCGGCGCGACGTTGCTCACGCGAGCGACGGCCGTGATGGCGGTGCTGTTCATGGCCGGCTCGCTCGCCCTGGCCATTTTCTGGCAGAAGGGTTCGGGCACGGCGCTGAGCGGCATCAAGCTGCCGGCTGGTCAGAGCGCGCCCGCGGCCCCGCCGCCGGCGCCCGTCAAGAAGTAA
- a CDS encoding efflux RND transporter permease subunit produces the protein MNISEGFIKRPIATSLLMAAIALFGLVAYRALPVSDLPNVDFPTLLVTAQLPGANPETMGASVATPLENQFSTISGLEQMTSVNSLGSTQITLEFALDRSLDGAAVDVQGAITQASRLLPQGMPTPPVFTKVNPADQPILYLVVTSTTLPPWTLDEYAETRIAQRISQVSGVAQVQVLGGQKYAMHAQLDPYALAARQIGINEVEAALRNWNVNVPTGSIIGPHQVFTLQASGQLMNADQYRNQIISYRNNSPVRLEQLGAIVDGVEDQRTGSWYYTSDLKQSAITLGIQRQPGTNTIAVSDAVKELLPRLRAELPASVHMNMLYDRANTIRESYRDVQFTMGLTLALVILVIFVFLRNVRATAIPSLALPFSIIGTFSVMYFLNYSLDNLSMMALILSVGFVVDDAIVMLENIYRHVEMGQEPLEASFVGAREIGFTIVSMTLSLAAVFIPVLFMGGVLGRLFREFSVTICVAILISGVVSVTLTPMLCSRFLKKPRTRGEDGGRPRFYEVTERAFKSWLNGYDRTLQIVMRHRAATMVAFVVMLVSTGILFVVVPKGFIPDQDASQIAVVTEAAQGTSYGKLVEYQDRVADIIRRDPNVEGLVSTIGGSASMALGGPNLGQIVVTLKPHNERRLSVGELIEKLRPQVDQVVGMHVFMQNPPTIRIGAQVSKSLYQFSMQSPDKNALYAAARTLRSALAALPGLQDVTSDLQVSSPQVSVEIDRDKAAALGVTANQIENAFYDAYGPRWVSTIYGSVNEYKVLLELAPEFQQDPSALSLLYFKGGGVNSPVVPLDTLATLTQQVGPQTVNHYGQLPAVTVSFGIAPGASLGDVLSRVRQVTLDTVPDGVTGQFQGAAAAFQGALSNLAVLLVIAVLVVYIVLGILYESYIHPLTILSGLPSAAFGALLTLILFHMDLNIYAFVGMIMLIGIVEKNAIMQIDFALEAERNGLSSEEAIYRGCLIRFRPIMMTTMAAALGAVPIAVGYGAGGEARRPLGLVVVGGLAFSQIVTLYLTPVFFTYMAQLQTWLRRGRTVPQAQSVVVGE, from the coding sequence GTGAACATCTCTGAAGGATTCATCAAACGGCCCATCGCGACCAGTCTGCTCATGGCCGCGATCGCCCTGTTCGGCCTGGTGGCGTATCGGGCGTTGCCGGTCAGCGACCTGCCCAACGTCGACTTCCCGACGCTGCTCGTCACGGCGCAGTTGCCCGGCGCCAATCCGGAGACGATGGGCGCGTCGGTGGCGACGCCGCTCGAAAACCAGTTCTCGACCATCTCCGGGCTCGAGCAGATGACCTCGGTGAACTCGCTCGGCTCGACGCAGATCACGCTCGAATTCGCGCTGGACCGGAGCCTGGACGGCGCGGCGGTCGATGTGCAGGGCGCCATCACGCAGGCCTCGCGCCTGCTCCCGCAGGGCATGCCGACGCCGCCGGTCTTCACCAAGGTCAATCCGGCCGACCAGCCCATCCTGTATCTGGTCGTCACCTCGACGACGCTCCCGCCGTGGACCCTCGACGAATACGCCGAAACGCGGATCGCGCAGCGGATCTCGCAGGTCAGCGGCGTCGCGCAGGTGCAGGTGCTCGGCGGCCAGAAGTACGCCATGCACGCGCAGCTCGATCCCTACGCGCTGGCGGCACGCCAGATCGGGATCAACGAGGTCGAAGCGGCGCTTCGGAATTGGAACGTCAACGTCCCGACCGGATCGATCATCGGCCCGCACCAGGTGTTCACGCTGCAGGCGAGCGGACAGCTGATGAACGCCGACCAGTACCGGAACCAGATTATCTCGTACCGGAACAACTCGCCCGTCCGGCTCGAGCAGCTCGGCGCGATCGTCGACGGGGTCGAGGACCAGCGCACGGGGTCGTGGTACTACACGTCCGACCTCAAGCAAAGCGCCATCACGCTGGGGATTCAGCGCCAGCCCGGGACCAATACGATTGCGGTCTCAGACGCCGTCAAAGAGCTCTTGCCGCGGCTGCGCGCCGAACTGCCCGCCAGCGTTCACATGAACATGCTGTACGACCGCGCCAACACGATCCGGGAGTCGTATCGCGACGTGCAGTTCACGATGGGGCTGACCCTGGCGCTGGTGATCCTGGTCATCTTCGTGTTCCTGCGGAACGTCCGGGCGACGGCGATTCCGAGCCTCGCGCTGCCGTTTTCGATCATCGGCACCTTCTCGGTGATGTACTTCCTGAACTACAGCCTCGACAACCTGTCGATGATGGCGCTCATCCTCTCGGTCGGGTTCGTCGTGGACGATGCGATCGTGATGCTGGAGAACATCTATCGGCACGTCGAGATGGGCCAGGAGCCGCTCGAGGCGTCGTTTGTCGGAGCCCGCGAAATCGGCTTCACGATCGTGTCGATGACGCTCTCGCTGGCGGCCGTCTTCATTCCCGTGCTCTTCATGGGCGGGGTGCTCGGTCGGCTGTTCCGCGAGTTCTCGGTCACCATCTGCGTCGCGATTCTCATCTCCGGCGTGGTGTCGGTGACCTTGACGCCGATGCTCTGCAGCCGTTTCCTGAAGAAGCCGCGCACGCGCGGCGAGGACGGGGGACGCCCGCGTTTCTATGAGGTGACCGAGCGCGCGTTCAAGTCGTGGCTCAATGGCTACGACCGGACGCTGCAGATCGTCATGCGGCATCGTGCGGCGACCATGGTCGCCTTCGTCGTGATGCTCGTGTCGACAGGCATCCTCTTCGTCGTCGTGCCCAAGGGCTTCATTCCAGACCAGGACGCCTCCCAGATCGCCGTCGTCACGGAGGCCGCGCAAGGCACGTCCTATGGCAAGCTCGTCGAGTACCAGGACCGCGTCGCCGACATCATCAGGCGTGACCCCAATGTCGAGGGGCTGGTGTCGACAATCGGCGGCAGCGCCTCGATGGCGCTGGGCGGGCCGAACCTCGGGCAGATCGTGGTGACGCTGAAGCCGCATAACGAGCGGAGGCTCTCGGTCGGCGAGCTCATCGAGAAGCTGCGACCGCAGGTCGATCAGGTCGTCGGCATGCACGTCTTCATGCAGAATCCGCCGACCATTCGCATCGGCGCCCAGGTCAGCAAGAGCCTGTACCAATTCTCGATGCAGTCGCCCGACAAGAACGCGCTGTACGCCGCCGCCCGCACGCTGCGATCGGCGCTGGCGGCGCTTCCCGGCCTCCAGGACGTGACGAGCGACCTTCAGGTGAGCAGCCCGCAGGTCAGCGTCGAGATCGATCGCGACAAGGCCGCGGCGCTCGGCGTGACCGCCAACCAGATCGAAAACGCGTTCTACGACGCGTACGGTCCGCGCTGGGTCTCGACGATCTACGGGTCGGTCAACGAGTACAAGGTCCTGCTCGAGCTGGCGCCCGAGTTCCAGCAGGACCCGAGCGCCCTCTCGCTGCTCTACTTCAAGGGCGGTGGGGTGAACAGTCCGGTGGTCCCGCTCGACACGCTGGCGACACTGACGCAGCAGGTCGGCCCGCAGACCGTGAACCACTACGGTCAGTTGCCGGCCGTCACCGTGTCGTTCGGGATCGCGCCGGGCGCGTCGCTCGGCGACGTGCTGAGCCGGGTGCGGCAGGTGACGCTGGACACCGTGCCCGACGGCGTCACGGGTCAGTTCCAAGGTGCGGCCGCCGCGTTCCAGGGTGCGCTCTCGAACCTCGCCGTGCTGCTCGTCATCGCCGTGCTCGTCGTGTATATCGTGCTCGGCATCCTCTACGAGAGCTACATCCACCCGCTGACGATTCTGTCAGGCCTGCCCTCAGCTGCCTTCGGCGCCCTGCTCACCCTGATCCTCTTCCACATGGATCTGAACATCTACGCCTTTGTCGGCATGATCATGCTGATCGGCATCGTCGAAAAGAATGCCATCATGCAGATCGATTTCGCGCTGGAAGCCGAGCGGAACGGGCTGTCGTCGGAGGAGGCGATCTATCGAGGGTGCCTGATCCGGTTCCGCCCGATCATGATGACCACGATGGCCGCGGCTCTGGGCGCGGTGCCGATCGCGGTGGGATACGGGGCGGGCGGAGAAGCCCGGCGCCCGCTCGGCCTGGTCGTCGTCGGCGGGTTGGCGTTCTCGCAGATCGTGACGCTCTATCTCACGCCGGTCTTCTTCACCTACATGGCGCAGTTGCAGACCTGGCTGAGGCGCGGTCGGACGGTTCCGCAGGCGCAGTCCGTCGTGGTGGGGGAATAG
- a CDS encoding cytidylate kinase-like family protein, producing the protein MTKSQDSLLPSVERRLSAWISVKDKRKDAEAPPPGATITISRKYGCEAFPLALRLKELLDAACEEPWIIYDKALLERVSQAEHLSMEFLEDLGSSRRADDSLGFVFPGHVTHDEAFRRLAWHLVQIAGAGNAIIVGRGGAILTRHLKNCYHFRLDASDAFCVSSTAQRLKISEKEAAEMLREYHQKRDAFIESYLRASVRDLTHYHAVYNRDRSGLEEIAAGIVSFVERSWGDKTCFKAGTLAAVAT; encoded by the coding sequence ATGACCAAGTCCCAAGATTCCCTCCTCCCAAGCGTCGAGCGGCGCCTTTCCGCGTGGATCTCCGTCAAGGACAAACGCAAGGACGCCGAAGCGCCGCCGCCGGGCGCGACCATCACCATCTCGCGCAAGTACGGCTGCGAGGCGTTTCCTCTGGCCCTGCGGCTCAAGGAACTGCTCGACGCCGCCTGCGAGGAACCCTGGATCATCTACGACAAGGCGCTCCTTGAGCGGGTGAGCCAAGCCGAGCACCTCTCCATGGAGTTCCTCGAGGACCTGGGGTCGTCCAGGCGCGCCGACGACTCCCTGGGTTTCGTGTTCCCTGGTCACGTCACGCACGACGAGGCCTTCCGCCGCCTGGCGTGGCACCTGGTGCAGATCGCCGGGGCTGGCAACGCGATCATCGTCGGCCGCGGAGGCGCCATCCTGACCCGGCACCTCAAGAACTGCTATCACTTCCGTCTCGATGCGAGCGACGCGTTCTGCGTCTCCTCGACGGCTCAGCGCCTGAAGATCTCCGAGAAGGAGGCCGCCGAGATGCTGCGGGAGTACCACCAGAAGCGCGACGCATTCATCGAAAGCTACCTGCGCGCGTCGGTCCGTGACTTGACGCATTATCACGCCGTGTACAACCGGGACCGCAGCGGGCTCGAAGAGATCGCCGCCGGCATCGTTTCGTTCGTGGAGAGAAGCTGGGGGGACAAAACCTGCTTCAAGGCGGGCACCCTCGCCGCCGTCGCGACGTGA
- a CDS encoding efflux RND transporter permease subunit — protein sequence MNISETFIRRPIATSLLMAAIALFGVVAYRELPISDLPTVEYPTISVQASLPGGDPVTMAAAVASPLERQFTTIAGIDEMTSRSGTGSSSVTLTFDLNRDIESAVTDVQTAIAAAMPLLPPTLTAPPSFRKQNPADQPILQINLTSDTLDMTTVDEYAEDVLAPRISTVTGVAQVNVQGAAKYAVRVQVDPDRLQAQKIGINEIDTALQNWNVTQPTGQLFGPLATYSIAAKGQLNNADEFGRIVVSYRNGRAVRLNQVANVIDSVQSVTQRAWYITKDAYQRSITLEVLKQPGTNVIEVADAVRAVLPELQSQLPPSVHIVIRQDRSVNIRAAFRDIRVTMLITLILVVGVIYLFLHNASATLIPALALPFSILGTFAVMQMLHYSLDNLSMMALILSVGFVVDDAIVMLENAVRHMEAGESPLHAALSGSREIAFTIVTMTVSLAAVFIPLLFMGGILGRLFREFAVTITSTVLISGIVSITLTPMLCSRFLRVVLTKRGFAGFMDRWFDRLRSAYGRSLRLVLRHRLAMLGVFVAVLGASVEMFGIVPKGFIPDTDNDSLSVMVQAAQGTSFYEQVGYVRQIADVIRPNPFVVAQMANAGGGGPGGGFNIQLTPRATRNMTAQQIAQQLRGPLGRFPGFRAFVNVPASLQIGGFRGNSSFNVNVQSLNYDELYEWAPRLEQAIGELSSIQDVSDNMEMKSPRVNMTIDRDKAAAIDLNATQITQTLSDGFGQKLVGTIYGDRTQYRVLLELDPKYQERPESLRKISFRTPQGALVPLEEVINIKEDVGPQSVNHFGQLPAVNISFSLKPGVSLGTAIDQINQVSRQVLPATVTTSFQGSAKVFQSSLANLNLLFFIAIGVVYIVLGMLYESYIHPITILSGLPSAALGGLLTLWLFGNELNIYSYVGLILLIGLVMKNAIMQIDFALEAERQQEMTPTDAIYQGCIVRFRPIMMTTMATLLGALPIALGFGAGGEARRPLGIAVVGGLIVSQVITLYLTPVVYTYMATWVKTSRIQATSASAARG from the coding sequence GTGAATATCTCCGAAACGTTCATCCGGCGTCCGATCGCCACCAGCCTGCTGATGGCTGCGATCGCCCTGTTCGGCGTCGTGGCGTACCGAGAGTTGCCGATCAGCGACTTGCCGACCGTAGAGTATCCAACGATCAGCGTGCAGGCCAGCCTGCCCGGCGGCGACCCGGTCACGATGGCGGCGGCGGTCGCCAGCCCGCTCGAAAGACAGTTCACGACGATCGCGGGCATCGACGAGATGACCTCGCGTAGTGGCACGGGCAGTAGCTCCGTCACGCTGACCTTCGACCTGAACCGCGACATCGAGAGCGCGGTTACCGACGTGCAGACGGCCATCGCTGCAGCGATGCCCCTGCTGCCGCCCACATTGACGGCGCCACCTTCGTTCCGCAAGCAGAACCCGGCCGATCAGCCGATCCTGCAGATCAACCTGACCTCCGATACCCTCGACATGACGACGGTCGACGAGTACGCGGAAGACGTCCTGGCCCCGCGCATTTCCACGGTGACCGGAGTCGCCCAGGTCAACGTGCAGGGCGCCGCGAAGTATGCCGTGCGGGTCCAGGTGGATCCCGACAGGCTGCAGGCGCAGAAGATAGGCATCAACGAAATCGACACCGCCCTGCAGAATTGGAATGTGACGCAACCCACCGGACAGCTGTTCGGGCCACTGGCCACTTACAGCATCGCGGCCAAGGGGCAGCTCAACAACGCCGACGAATTCGGGCGAATTGTCGTCTCGTACCGCAACGGCCGGGCCGTACGGCTGAATCAGGTCGCCAACGTGATCGACAGCGTCCAGAGCGTCACGCAGCGGGCGTGGTACATCACGAAGGACGCCTATCAGCGCTCCATCACCCTCGAGGTGTTGAAACAGCCTGGCACCAACGTGATCGAGGTGGCCGACGCGGTTCGTGCCGTGCTGCCGGAGCTCCAGAGCCAGTTGCCGCCCTCGGTGCACATCGTGATCCGCCAGGATCGTTCGGTGAACATCCGGGCGGCATTCAGGGACATCCGCGTGACGATGCTCATCACGCTCATTCTGGTGGTCGGCGTCATCTATCTGTTCCTTCACAACGCCTCGGCGACGCTCATCCCGGCGCTGGCGCTGCCGTTCTCGATTCTGGGCACCTTCGCCGTCATGCAGATGCTGCACTACAGCCTCGACAATCTGTCGATGATGGCGCTCATCCTTTCGGTCGGATTCGTCGTGGACGATGCGATTGTGATGCTCGAGAACGCCGTCCGCCACATGGAGGCCGGCGAGTCTCCGTTGCACGCGGCGCTATCGGGCTCCAGGGAGATTGCCTTCACGATCGTGACGATGACCGTCTCGCTGGCGGCGGTGTTCATCCCGCTCCTGTTCATGGGCGGCATCCTCGGCCGGCTCTTCCGCGAGTTTGCGGTGACCATCACGAGCACGGTGCTCATCTCCGGCATTGTCTCGATCACGCTCACGCCGATGCTCTGCAGCCGGTTCCTGCGCGTGGTCCTGACCAAACGCGGGTTCGCGGGGTTCATGGATCGGTGGTTCGATCGGCTGCGCTCGGCGTACGGACGGAGCCTGAGGCTGGTCCTCCGGCACCGGCTCGCGATGCTCGGCGTGTTCGTGGCCGTGCTCGGCGCCAGCGTAGAAATGTTCGGGATTGTCCCGAAGGGATTCATCCCTGACACGGACAACGACTCGTTGAGCGTCATGGTCCAGGCGGCGCAGGGCACCTCGTTCTACGAACAGGTCGGATACGTCCGGCAGATCGCCGACGTGATCCGGCCGAACCCGTTTGTCGTTGCGCAGATGGCCAACGCGGGCGGCGGCGGCCCCGGCGGCGGGTTCAACATCCAATTGACGCCGCGCGCCACCCGGAACATGACGGCGCAGCAGATCGCGCAGCAGCTCCGGGGACCCCTCGGCCGCTTCCCGGGGTTCCGCGCCTTCGTCAACGTGCCGGCCTCGCTCCAGATTGGCGGCTTCCGGGGCAACAGCAGCTTCAACGTCAACGTCCAGAGCCTCAACTACGACGAGCTCTACGAGTGGGCACCGCGACTGGAGCAGGCCATCGGCGAACTATCCTCGATCCAGGACGTGTCGGACAACATGGAGATGAAGAGTCCGCGCGTGAACATGACCATCGATCGGGACAAGGCGGCAGCCATCGACCTGAACGCGACGCAGATCACGCAGACGCTCTCCGACGGCTTCGGCCAGAAGCTGGTCGGCACCATCTATGGCGATCGGACCCAGTACCGCGTGCTGCTGGAGCTGGATCCGAAATATCAGGAACGGCCCGAGTCGCTGAGGAAAATCTCGTTCAGGACCCCGCAGGGCGCGCTGGTCCCGCTCGAAGAGGTGATCAACATCAAGGAAGACGTAGGGCCGCAGAGCGTCAATCACTTCGGTCAGCTGCCGGCCGTGAATATCTCGTTCTCGCTGAAGCCGGGCGTGTCGCTGGGCACCGCCATCGACCAGATCAACCAAGTCTCCCGCCAGGTGCTGCCGGCCACGGTGACGACGAGCTTCCAGGGGTCGGCCAAGGTGTTTCAGTCGTCGCTGGCCAATCTCAACCTCCTGTTCTTCATCGCGATCGGCGTGGTGTACATCGTCCTCGGCATGCTCTACGAGAGCTATATCCACCCGATCACGATTCTCTCCGGCCTCCCGTCGGCGGCCCTCGGCGGCCTGCTGACACTGTGGCTGTTCGGCAACGAGCTGAACATCTACTCGTATGTGGGTCTCATCCTGCTCATCGGTCTGGTGATGAAGAACGCGATCATGCAGATCGACTTCGCGCTCGAGGCCGAGCGCCAGCAGGAGATGACGCCGACCGACGCCATCTACCAGGGCTGCATCGTCCGATTCCGCCCGATCATGATGACGACCATGGCCACGCTGCTCGGCGCGCTGCCGATCGCGCTTGGATTCGGCGCCGGTGGCGAGGCGCGGCGGCCGCTGGGGATTGCGGTGGTCGGCGGCCTGATCGTCTCGCAGGTCATCACGCTCTATCTCACACCGGTCGTGTATACCTACATGGCCACCTGGGTCAAAACGAGCAGAATTCAGGCGACCAGCGCCTCCGCCGCGCGTGGCTAA
- a CDS encoding fumarylacetoacetate hydrolase family protein, which produces MKLIRFGHPGKERPGVQLSDGTRIDVTAFGADYDEAFFGGGGIAALRKWLAQKDASCPRVDSTVRLGAPLARPSKIICIGLNYRDHAAESGMELPKEPVLFFKSTTALCGPNDPLIIPRGATKVDWEVELAVVIERTARYVDPVNAMDYVAGYALHNDYSERAFQLERGGQWVKGKSADTFAPLGPFIATRHEMPDPMKLDMWLHVNGEVRQKGTTANMVFDVPFLVAYISEFMTLLPGDVISTGTPAGVGLGFKPPIYLKAGDVVELGIDGLGSSRQEVKPSV; this is translated from the coding sequence ATGAAACTGATTCGATTCGGCCATCCGGGCAAGGAGCGGCCGGGCGTTCAACTGTCCGACGGCACGCGTATCGATGTCACGGCCTTCGGCGCCGATTATGACGAAGCGTTCTTCGGTGGCGGCGGCATCGCGGCACTCCGCAAGTGGCTGGCCCAGAAGGACGCGTCCTGTCCGCGCGTGGATTCGACCGTGCGGCTTGGCGCCCCGCTCGCGCGTCCCAGCAAGATCATCTGTATCGGCCTGAACTACCGGGACCACGCGGCGGAAAGCGGCATGGAGCTGCCGAAAGAACCGGTGCTGTTCTTCAAGTCCACCACGGCGCTCTGCGGGCCCAACGATCCGCTTATCATTCCGCGCGGCGCCACGAAGGTCGATTGGGAAGTGGAACTCGCCGTCGTGATCGAGCGCACGGCCCGCTACGTCGATCCCGTCAACGCGATGGACTACGTTGCCGGCTACGCGCTGCACAACGATTACTCGGAGCGCGCGTTCCAGCTGGAGCGCGGCGGTCAGTGGGTCAAAGGCAAGAGCGCCGATACGTTCGCGCCGCTTGGGCCGTTTATCGCAACCCGCCACGAAATGCCTGACCCGATGAAACTGGACATGTGGCTGCACGTCAACGGCGAGGTCCGCCAGAAGGGCACCACCGCCAACATGGTGTTCGATGTGCCGTTTCTCGTGGCCTACATCAGTGAGTTCATGACGCTGTTGCCTGGAGACGTCATCAGCACGGGCACGCCCGCCGGCGTGGGCCTCGGCTTCAAGCCTCCGATCTACCTCAAGGCCGGCGACGTCGTGGAGTTGGGCATCGACGGCCTCGGCAGTTCTCGGCAGGAGGTCAAGCCCTCGGTGTGA
- a CDS encoding efflux RND transporter periplasmic adaptor subunit, with protein MIPPHVLEDVSVARRFGLPCLAFLAVSLLAIGCNGTPAQSTGSGGRGGRGGRGGGGAPQPVVTAKVSQKNVPVDIAAVGNVEAYTTVSVRSQVTGQLQRAFFQDGDVVKKGDRLFTIDPRPLEAALKQAEATFVRDQALLNQAEAQIARDGANAEYQQIAAERQAQLVARGLLSKDAGDQSRAAADATLGTIKADKAAFESAKAQLAVQQSVVDNAKVLLSYTDIRATIDGRTGSNTVRPGNLVTANSTELVTVSQLQPVYVTFAVPAVHLPTIKGHAGADQLMVMATTPEVGGQPIEGRLTFVDNAVDQTTDTIKLKATFPNHDLRLWPGQFTRVSLRLTTLMNATVIPSQAVQTGQNGQFVFVVTRDATVEQRPITVAQRMGEVVVVGKGVSVGETIVTEGQLRLEQGTRVQSSDGVGAAGAGASGGRSGRGRGGRGGRGRGSDGRSGTGRQGAQ; from the coding sequence ATGATTCCTCCGCACGTTCTCGAGGATGTGAGCGTCGCTCGTCGGTTCGGCCTCCCTTGTCTCGCGTTTCTGGCGGTTTCGCTGCTGGCGATCGGCTGCAACGGAACCCCGGCCCAAAGCACAGGGAGCGGCGGTCGCGGTGGACGTGGGGGCCGCGGTGGTGGCGGTGCTCCGCAACCGGTCGTTACCGCCAAGGTCTCTCAGAAGAACGTGCCGGTCGACATCGCCGCGGTCGGGAACGTCGAGGCCTACACCACCGTTTCTGTCCGCTCGCAGGTTACCGGCCAGCTGCAGAGGGCTTTCTTCCAAGACGGCGACGTGGTGAAGAAGGGCGACCGGCTTTTCACGATCGACCCCCGGCCGCTCGAGGCGGCCCTGAAGCAGGCCGAGGCCACATTCGTCCGGGATCAGGCGCTGCTCAACCAGGCAGAAGCGCAGATCGCTCGTGACGGCGCCAACGCGGAATATCAGCAGATCGCGGCCGAACGCCAGGCGCAGTTGGTCGCCAGAGGCCTTCTGTCGAAGGACGCCGGTGACCAGTCTCGTGCTGCAGCCGACGCAACGCTCGGGACAATCAAAGCCGACAAGGCGGCGTTCGAAAGCGCGAAGGCGCAGCTCGCCGTGCAGCAGTCGGTGGTCGACAACGCCAAGGTCCTGCTCAGCTATACGGACATCCGCGCGACAATCGATGGCCGAACCGGCAGCAACACCGTCAGGCCCGGCAACCTCGTCACCGCCAACTCCACCGAGCTCGTGACGGTTTCCCAGCTGCAGCCGGTGTATGTCACGTTTGCGGTCCCGGCCGTGCACCTGCCAACTATCAAGGGTCACGCCGGCGCCGACCAGCTGATGGTCATGGCGACAACGCCTGAAGTCGGCGGCCAGCCGATCGAGGGACGCCTGACGTTTGTTGACAACGCAGTCGATCAGACGACCGATACGATCAAGCTCAAGGCGACGTTTCCCAACCACGATCTCCGGCTGTGGCCTGGTCAGTTCACTCGCGTGAGCCTGCGGCTCACAACGCTCATGAACGCGACGGTCATTCCGAGCCAGGCCGTTCAGACCGGCCAGAACGGTCAGTTTGTCTTCGTCGTCACGCGTGACGCCACCGTGGAACAGCGCCCCATCACCGTCGCCCAGCGGATGGGCGAAGTGGTCGTCGTCGGCAAGGGGGTATCCGTCGGCGAGACGATCGTAACGGAGGGCCAGCTTCGTCTTGAGCAAGGGACACGCGTGCAGAGCTCGGATGGCGTTGGCGCGGCCGGGGCGGGCGCGAGCGGAGGTCGGAGCGGCCGTGGCCGGGGCGGGCGGGGTGGTCGCGGCCGAGGAAGCGATGGGCGGAGTGGAACAGGCCGGCAGGGCGCTCAATAG
- the tpiA gene encoding triose-phosphate isomerase, with product MRIPFVAANFKMFKTVGETVAYLHELRALVSGVTDAEIVVAPPFPAIQAAADAARNSRIGIAAQDLYWEREGAFTGEVSAGMIKDAGAGYVIIGHSERRRLFGDTGETVHKKLLAALAADLTAIVCIGETLEERDANRTTEVLDRQLDEALGGLKPPQVAALVIAYEPVWAIGTGRNATPQQAGDAHAHIRGWLRDRFTPESADQCHILYGGSVKPDNIRELMALPDVDGALVGGASLKAQSFFDIISGCRQ from the coding sequence ATGCGTATTCCTTTCGTCGCGGCCAACTTCAAGATGTTCAAAACCGTCGGCGAGACGGTCGCCTACCTCCACGAACTCCGGGCACTGGTCAGCGGCGTCACCGACGCGGAGATCGTCGTGGCGCCGCCGTTCCCCGCGATCCAGGCCGCCGCCGACGCGGCGCGCAACAGCCGGATCGGCATTGCCGCCCAGGATCTGTACTGGGAACGCGAAGGCGCGTTTACCGGCGAGGTCAGCGCCGGGATGATCAAGGACGCTGGCGCGGGCTACGTGATCATCGGCCACTCGGAGCGCCGGCGGCTCTTTGGTGACACCGGCGAGACCGTGCACAAGAAACTGCTGGCTGCGCTGGCAGCCGACCTGACCGCCATCGTATGCATTGGCGAGACGCTCGAGGAACGGGACGCCAATCGCACGACCGAGGTCCTCGACCGGCAGCTTGACGAGGCGCTTGGCGGCCTCAAGCCCCCGCAGGTGGCCGCACTGGTCATCGCGTATGAGCCCGTCTGGGCTATCGGCACCGGACGCAACGCGACGCCGCAGCAGGCGGGCGACGCCCACGCCCACATTCGCGGATGGCTCCGCGACCGGTTCACGCCGGAGAGCGCGGACCAGTGCCACATCCTCTATGGAGGCAGCGTCAAGCCCGACAACATCCGGGAGTTGATGGCCCTACCCGATGTGGACGGCGCGCTGGTCGGCGGGGCCAGCCTCAAGGCTCAGTCGTTTTTCGACATCATCTCCGGATGCCGCCAGTAA
- a CDS encoding type II toxin-antitoxin system VapC family toxin, with protein sequence MSWLLDTDVLSQPAKRHGDRKVIAWLQREKDRCYTSAIVIAQLAYWVRTKQGRQREQLQAWLTRLVDAMQGRIHGFNVSVAHVWAEQEYLLAKASHRMPVEDSYIAATARRHGLTIVTGNDQDFRRPGLKVLNPFTELPDEK encoded by the coding sequence GTGAGCTGGTTGCTCGACACTGACGTCCTCTCACAACCAGCCAAGCGTCACGGCGATCGTAAGGTGATCGCGTGGCTGCAGCGTGAGAAGGACCGGTGCTACACAAGCGCCATCGTCATCGCGCAACTGGCCTATTGGGTCCGCACGAAACAGGGACGTCAACGGGAACAGTTACAGGCGTGGCTCACGCGGCTGGTTGACGCGATGCAGGGCCGCATCCACGGGTTCAACGTGTCGGTGGCGCACGTCTGGGCGGAACAAGAGTACCTGCTCGCAAAAGCCAGCCATCGCATGCCCGTGGAGGACAGCTACATCGCGGCCACGGCCCGCCGGCACGGATTGACGATCGTGACCGGAAACGACCAGGACTTCCGCCGGCCGGGATTGAAGGTGCTGAATCCATTCACCGAACTTCCCGACGAGAAGTAG